A region of bacterium DNA encodes the following proteins:
- a CDS encoding M6 family metalloprotease domain-containing protein, with protein MMMNLRTFLFSTILLSLVLLTKPGLAMPPHPELRDRIRSGEIEEPYFLRYRGELTEQGVNRPAGTRTLYELLGRSLDENMNILAILVDFSDNGSRVQADFFDGLLFDTTRGSLRDYYREVSYGNLTLTTVNLPGALGWQRAPQTYAYYVNRQNGFGSYPRNAQRLAEDAVHLVDPLVDFSQYDNDDDGYVDALFIIHAGPGAERTGNSNHIWSHMWRMRPQNMDGVTTEIYSMEPEFWNTAGDMTCGVYAHEMGHSVFGLPDFYDYDYDSEGLGKWSLMAGGSWNGQLGASPAHPDAWGRIQMGFVQPVIVSNDVAVATIPCVETSPVIYRLWTNGTGGQQYFLAENRQRRGYDAAIPGDGLLIYHVDDREHGNDNQWYPGHTTQGNYQVALEQADGEWNLERNMNTGDPSDPFPGTTGRTRFTRLTTPDSRDYNQQDTRVGVRRISASGDTMTASLLVGSNLNVVFAYVPDTSAIAGATLCVPVAVEDELASFGVTRVQCRIQFDPDIVVPSPPYYSRAGGIVPAGWSVTENHGTPGAVTVTAQGGAPLSGSGPLFCLVFAVPPNAVEGVVSPLRFTEMVFNQGSPAADTTGGSLTVTAPHIEFTPEAVDFGYIRVSRPAMNGLVIRNSGTAPLIVDSAQSGGVFSHDLSDPVTLLPNEWTPVRLRITPTALGEYRDTLLVYSNAGVLPRAVPVRAVGALPFLHTHPSRLTFDSTGVGEFTSLVLTVMDTGYYALRIENMAVLVGEAFTVNPDYWPRTIPGRDSLVVAVHFQPTGLGLFRDTLVIAHDAGEDVRIPVEGTGSPSAIDDDAAMNVPHEYYLSPNYPNPFNPLTTIRFGLPVSSNVSLRVFDISGREVAVLLDGFFPVGHHRIVWDAAGQPSGLYFLVLRSANFTSYRKAVLLK; from the coding sequence ATGATGATGAACCTTCGCACGTTTCTTTTTTCGACGATCCTGCTGTCTCTGGTGCTCTTAACGAAGCCTGGTTTGGCGATGCCGCCCCATCCCGAACTCCGGGATCGAATCCGCTCCGGCGAAATCGAGGAGCCCTATTTCCTGCGCTATCGTGGCGAGCTGACCGAACAGGGAGTGAATCGTCCCGCGGGGACGCGAACGCTGTACGAACTGCTTGGCCGGTCCCTTGACGAAAACATGAACATCCTGGCGATTCTCGTGGATTTCTCGGACAACGGCTCCCGCGTGCAGGCAGACTTCTTCGACGGACTCCTGTTCGATACGACGCGGGGTTCGCTGCGCGACTATTATCGCGAAGTGTCTTACGGCAACCTGACGTTGACGACGGTGAATCTTCCGGGTGCCCTGGGCTGGCAGCGCGCACCGCAGACCTACGCATACTACGTCAATCGTCAGAACGGTTTCGGTTCGTATCCCCGCAACGCCCAGCGGTTGGCCGAGGACGCGGTGCACCTCGTGGATCCGCTGGTGGACTTTTCTCAGTATGACAATGACGACGATGGATACGTGGATGCGCTGTTCATCATTCACGCCGGGCCGGGCGCGGAACGGACCGGGAACAGCAATCACATCTGGTCGCACATGTGGCGCATGCGACCGCAGAACATGGATGGCGTGACAACGGAAATCTATTCGATGGAGCCGGAATTCTGGAATACGGCCGGAGACATGACCTGCGGAGTCTACGCCCATGAAATGGGACATTCGGTGTTCGGATTGCCGGATTTCTACGACTATGACTACGATTCGGAGGGCTTGGGTAAATGGAGCCTGATGGCGGGCGGATCGTGGAACGGGCAATTGGGCGCAAGTCCGGCTCATCCCGACGCGTGGGGCCGCATCCAGATGGGTTTCGTGCAGCCCGTCATCGTATCGAATGACGTTGCCGTAGCCACGATACCCTGCGTGGAGACGTCGCCCGTTATCTATCGCCTGTGGACCAATGGAACCGGTGGACAGCAATACTTTCTCGCGGAAAACCGGCAGCGCAGGGGCTATGACGCCGCCATTCCCGGTGACGGGCTGCTGATCTATCACGTGGACGACCGGGAGCATGGCAACGACAATCAGTGGTATCCAGGCCATACGACTCAAGGCAACTATCAGGTGGCCCTCGAGCAGGCGGATGGGGAATGGAACCTGGAACGAAACATGAACACCGGCGATCCGAGCGATCCGTTTCCGGGAACCACCGGTCGGACGCGGTTCACGCGTTTGACCACGCCCGACAGCCGCGACTACAACCAGCAGGACACTCGCGTGGGAGTTCGCCGGATCAGCGCATCGGGAGACACGATGACGGCCAGTTTACTGGTCGGTTCGAATCTGAACGTCGTGTTCGCCTACGTTCCCGACACGTCTGCCATAGCGGGAGCGACCCTCTGTGTGCCGGTGGCCGTCGAGGACGAGTTGGCGTCCTTCGGGGTCACCCGCGTGCAGTGTCGCATTCAGTTCGATCCCGATATTGTGGTTCCTTCTCCACCTTACTACAGTAGAGCGGGAGGAATTGTCCCCGCCGGCTGGAGCGTCACCGAGAATCACGGCACGCCCGGTGCGGTAACGGTGACGGCGCAAGGCGGCGCGCCACTCAGCGGCAGCGGACCGCTGTTCTGTCTGGTTTTCGCCGTCCCGCCAAACGCGGTAGAGGGAGTCGTTAGCCCGCTGCGTTTCACCGAGATGGTTTTCAATCAGGGATCGCCGGCGGCCGACACCACCGGCGGAAGCTTGACCGTAACGGCTCCGCATATCGAGTTCACGCCGGAAGCGGTGGATTTCGGGTACATTCGCGTCAGCCGACCGGCCATGAACGGACTGGTCATCCGCAACTCCGGAACCGCACCGCTGATCGTTGATTCCGCTCAAAGCGGCGGTGTGTTCTCGCATGACCTCAGCGATCCGGTTACGCTGCTTCCCAACGAATGGACTCCCGTACGTCTTCGCATTACGCCAACTGCCCTGGGAGAGTATCGCGATACGCTTCTCGTCTACAGCAACGCGGGAGTGCTCCCGCGGGCCGTCCCGGTGCGGGCCGTGGGAGCGCTTCCTTTTCTCCACACGCACCCTTCCCGTCTGACGTTCGACAGCACGGGTGTCGGGGAGTTCACTTCGCTCGTCCTTACGGTGATGGACACGGGGTATTACGCGCTCCGCATCGAGAATATGGCGGTTCTCGTCGGTGAGGCATTCACCGTCAATCCCGACTATTGGCCGCGTACGATCCCCGGTCGGGATTCCCTCGTGGTGGCCGTGCATTTCCAACCGACCGGCTTGGGACTTTTCCGGGATACTCTGGTCATCGCGCACGACGCGGGTGAAGACGTGCGGATTCCGGTAGAAGGAACCGGTTCGCCGTCGGCGATTGACGATGACGCGGCGATGAACGTCCCCCATGAGTACTATCTGTCCCCGAACTATCCGAATCCGTTCAATCCGCTGACGACGATTCGATTCGGTCTGCCCGTATCATCGAACGTGTCCCTTCGCGTCTTCGATATTTCGGGTCGTGAGGTGGCCGTGCTTCTCGACGGATTCTTCCCGGTTGGCCATCATCGAATCGTATGGGACGCCGCCGGTCAGCCAAGCGGTTTGTACTTCCTTGTGCTGCGCAGCGCGAATTTCACGAGCTATCGCAAGGCCGTGCTGCTCAAGTAG
- a CDS encoding sulfurtransferase gives MSPLLVSTEWLTQHLHDPDLIVVDVRWDAAKIGGGYEAFLRGHIPGAIFLDLDGDLSDRSNPQRGRHPLPDPKVFADTLTKSGIGRSSRVVAYDDAGGSIAARLWWMLRWIGCDIVSLMDGGLGHWTHENRPLESGDPSPRKLSPSPIRPNVQLGMIATMGEVESAMQTGLVLVDARAPERYRGEIEPIDFRAGHIPGAVNLPWINNLVEGVPQVFRSQSELRENFERHGIRSNSRVVCHCGSGVTACHNIVALELAGFPGARLYPGSWSEWIHHHP, from the coding sequence ATGTCACCTCTTCTCGTCAGCACCGAGTGGCTCACTCAGCATTTGCACGATCCGGATTTGATTGTCGTGGACGTTCGATGGGACGCGGCCAAGATCGGCGGCGGGTACGAAGCCTTTCTGCGCGGACACATTCCGGGCGCGATCTTCCTCGATCTCGACGGCGATCTTTCGGATCGCTCGAATCCCCAGCGGGGACGGCATCCTTTGCCCGATCCGAAAGTCTTTGCGGACACTCTGACAAAGTCCGGCATTGGCCGATCGAGTCGCGTAGTTGCCTATGATGATGCGGGCGGTTCGATTGCGGCTCGTTTGTGGTGGATGCTGCGTTGGATCGGTTGCGACATCGTGTCACTCATGGACGGAGGGCTTGGCCATTGGACGCACGAGAATCGTCCTCTTGAAAGCGGCGATCCTTCTCCACGGAAACTTTCGCCGAGTCCTATCCGACCGAACGTCCAATTGGGGATGATTGCCACGATGGGGGAAGTGGAGTCGGCAATGCAAACCGGTTTGGTTCTGGTAGACGCGCGAGCTCCCGAACGCTATCGCGGCGAGATCGAACCGATTGACTTCCGGGCCGGTCACATCCCCGGAGCCGTCAACCTTCCGTGGATAAACAATCTTGTGGAGGGTGTGCCACAGGTCTTTCGCTCCCAGAGCGAACTGCGCGAAAACTTTGAGCGTCATGGGATTCGTTCCAACTCGCGCGTGGTCTGCCATTGCGGATCCGGCGTGACCGCTTGCCACAATATCGTCGCGCTCGAACTTGCCGGCTTTCCGGGCGCTCGTCTCTATCCCGGTTCGTGGAGTGAATGGATTCACCACCACCCATAA
- a CDS encoding lipid-A-disaccharide synthase N-terminal domain-containing protein, with the protein MIIGFLAQGLFASRFFVQWIASERKGRSVVPVQFWFLSLGGGLLLLFYAIHRHDPVFILGQGGGLVIYGRNLMLIYRKPRRSTSENDTSSKSGDLS; encoded by the coding sequence ATGATCATCGGTTTCTTGGCTCAGGGGTTGTTCGCTTCGCGGTTCTTCGTGCAGTGGATTGCCTCCGAGCGCAAGGGCCGCAGCGTAGTACCGGTGCAGTTCTGGTTCCTCAGTTTGGGTGGAGGACTGCTTCTGCTGTTTTATGCCATTCACCGGCATGATCCCGTCTTTATTCTCGGGCAGGGGGGAGGTTTGGTGATCTATGGCCGCAACCTCATGCTGATCTATCGCAAACCCCGCCGATCAACATCGGAGAACGACACTTCGAGCAAGTCGGGGGATCTATCGTGA
- a CDS encoding metallophosphoesterase — translation MIRIRGTKGVGRCGLPILVLAALLIGCQKSPTETAETWSFVFMTDLHIQPERHAAEGVAQAIDTAMTFSPDFILTGGDLIYDALEKGYGRADSLYRLYEETTQRSRVPIHNTMGNHEIFGLYASSGVDTAHPEYGKRMYEKRIGPRCHSFHHKGWHFIILDSVSETEERNYVGRVDSAQIAWLKNDLDSLNPDVPIVVATHIPFITSMTQLRMGSLEPNSEHAVIRNSKEVLELFAERNLKLVLQGHLHFLEDLFVMDKTHFLTGGAVSARWWRGPRDGLEEGFVVIHVRGNEFSWEYVDYGWEAQE, via the coding sequence GTGATCAGGATAAGAGGAACCAAAGGAGTAGGGCGATGCGGACTGCCGATACTCGTTCTGGCTGCGCTGCTGATCGGCTGCCAGAAATCGCCCACCGAAACGGCGGAAACGTGGTCTTTCGTCTTCATGACCGATCTGCACATCCAGCCGGAGAGACATGCTGCCGAGGGAGTGGCCCAAGCGATTGACACGGCAATGACGTTCTCGCCGGATTTCATTCTGACCGGCGGTGATCTCATCTACGATGCTCTCGAAAAGGGGTATGGCCGGGCCGATTCGCTTTATCGCCTCTATGAAGAGACCACCCAACGTTCGCGCGTGCCCATTCACAATACGATGGGGAACCATGAGATCTTCGGGCTCTACGCTTCCAGCGGCGTGGATACCGCTCATCCCGAGTACGGCAAGCGAATGTACGAGAAACGCATCGGCCCCCGCTGCCACTCCTTCCATCACAAGGGCTGGCACTTCATCATTCTCGATTCGGTGAGCGAGACCGAAGAGCGGAACTACGTCGGTCGCGTGGATTCGGCGCAGATCGCGTGGCTGAAGAACGATCTCGATTCGCTGAATCCCGACGTTCCGATCGTCGTGGCGACGCATATTCCGTTCATTACCTCCATGACTCAACTGCGAATGGGGTCGCTGGAACCCAACAGCGAGCACGCGGTGATCCGCAACTCGAAAGAAGTGCTCGAACTGTTTGCCGAGCGCAATCTGAAGTTGGTTCTTCAAGGTCACCTGCATTTCCTTGAGGACCTTTTCGTGATGGACAAAACGCATTTCCTCACCGGCGGAGCCGTCTCGGCCCGATGGTGGCGGGGTCCCCGCGATGGACTCGAGGAAGGCTTTGTCGTGATCCATGTGCGGGGGAATGAGTTCTCTTGGGAATATGTGGACTACGGCTGGGAGGCGCAAGAGTAG